In Lathamus discolor isolate bLatDis1 chromosome 12, bLatDis1.hap1, whole genome shotgun sequence, a genomic segment contains:
- the RTN4R gene encoding reticulon-4 receptor, translated as MKRAIAEGSKLLILVLCLNIQSEVESCPGACVCYSEPKITISCQQQGLTAIPTEIPIQSQRIFLHNNKITLVRSTSFTSCRNMTILWIHSNNISLIEPGAFYGLSKLEELDLSDNTNLKSINPVTFRGLVHLHTLHLDRCGLLELSTGLFRGLFSLQYLYLQDNKLQNLLDDTFIDLANLTYLFLHGNKIKSLSENVFRGLINLDRLLLHQNRVSLVHHRAFHDLGKVMTLYLFNNNLTVLTGETMAPLVSLQYLRLNGNQWICDCQARSLWNWFKQFKGSSSELECHLPPRLAGRDLKRLQSADLEGCIVDSYNQIRTSVFSTKTRSGKLPTGIPPLGSHDGSSKCCHPETDKSFIYEAKGKAGPSSHSSRPSSNNPLKDKENMSKTKYVETDRSKNGSNKQINDSPFGTFPSIVDPPLTKLRPEFPEPIEPSTVPTKKRQGCSKKNRSKAQCRLTQPGNSSTLQLSLSLLIPPLVWSLLLFC; from the coding sequence GAAGCAAACTGCTGATTTTGGTGCTTTGCTTGAACATCCAGTCAGAAGTGGAGTCTTGCCCTGGGGCGTGTGTGTGCTACAGTGAACCGAAGATTACAATAAGTTGTCAGCAGCAAGGACTGACAGCAATCCCCACGGAGATACCCATCCAGAGCCAGCGCATCTTCTTGCACAACAACAAGATAACCCTTGTGAGGTCCACCAGCTTCACCTCCTGCCGCAACATGACAATTCTCTGGATCCACTCCAACAACATCAGCCTAATTGAGCCTGGAGCCTTCTATGGGCTCAGCAAACTGGAGGAGTTGGATCTCAGTGACAACACGAACCTGAAATCTATCAACCCTGTCACTTTCCGGGGTCTTGTTCACCTCCACACCTTACACCTGGATCGCTGTGGGCTCCTGGAGCTCTCCACAGGGCTTTTTAGAGGGTTGTTCTCCTTGCAATATCTCTACCTTCAGGATAATAAACTTCAGAATCTGCTGGATGACACCTTCATTGATCTTGCAAACCTCACCTACCTGTTTTTGCACGGTAACAAAATCAAGAGCTTGTCAGAGAACGTCTTTCGAGGGCTAATCAACCTTGAccggctgctgctgcaccagaACAGGGTCAGCCTGGTTCACCACCGGGCTTTTCATGACCTTGGGAAAGTGATGACCTTGTATCTGTTTAACAACAACCTGACCGTGCTGACGGGGGAAACTATGGCTCCCCTGGTGTCCCTTCAGTACCTGCGCTTGAACGGCAACCAGTGGATCTGTGACTGCCAGGCTCGCTCGCTCTGGAATTGGTTTAAGCAGTTTAAAGGATCATCTTCAGAGCTTGAGTGCCACCTTCCCCCCCGCTTGGCAGGGAGAGACCTCAAGAGGCTGCAGAGCGCTGACCTGGAAGGATGCATCGTCGACTCCTACAACCAGATACGAACAAGTGTTTTTAGCACTAAGACCAGATCTGGTAAACTGCCAACTGGGATCCCCCCTCTCGGTTCCCATGACGGCTCCTCCAAGTGCTGCCATCCAGAAACAGATAAGTCTTTTATTTATGAAGCTAAAGGCAAGGCAGGTCCTTCTTCCCACAGCAGTCGGCCATCCTCCAACAACCCTCTCAAGGATAAGGAGAACATGTCCAAAACCAAGTACGTTGAGACGGACCGTTCCAAAAATGGCAGCAACAAGCAGATAAACGATTCCCCCTTTGGGACCTTCCCCAGCATTGTAGACCCTCCATTGACCAAGTTGAGACCAGAATTTCCAGAGCCTATTGAACCTTCCACAGTCCCAACCAAAAAGaggcagggctgctctaaaAAGAACAGATCAAAGGCGCAGTGCCGCCTCACCCAGCCAGGAAACAGCTCCACGTTGCAGCTCAGCCTAAGCCTTTTGATCCCCCCCTTGGTGTGGAGCTTACTGTTATTCTGCTAA